DNA from Tripterygium wilfordii isolate XIE 37 chromosome 4, ASM1340144v1, whole genome shotgun sequence:
GTTCCTGCTCTATATTCATATTCACATAGGGAAGCGATGAGTTTGGAtcccccccccacccccccccccccggttttttgacaaaatgaaacttcaaacgtaaaattaaatttttaaaaaaaacaaaacaaaaaactctcaggaaaaaaaaatacttcacAAAAATCTATCAAACGTGGGAAAACTGTAACGCATCTGAAAGATGACGATAATGATATTGCATTTAACAGTAAGTATTTAGTTAATTTGACTGTCTTTTGAAGCAAAACCAATATATTAGTTCTTATGTCAAGGTAAGAAACAGTACcgcagagaaaaaaaaatgaaaagaattttttcaaaatatgatTGAAAGATTCCACCCAAAAAACATAATCTAATAAGGCTTTGTATGTTGCATACCTGTATTGCTAGTGTGCCTACACTCAGAGATCATGGTTgcgaaaataaataaataaaagcacACACGAGCTAGGCCGATGAAAAACAATTAAGGCTTGGGCAAAGATGGTTAAAGCTcgtttaaataaaatattttcaaaaaattagacaatatatttaataaattacttaaaatatataaaaacctTTCCAAAAAGATATAGGTAGTGTACCCCATTCCACCACTGTTTTCAGCCGGTATATGAAACCTAAAAAATGTATCAACTTATGtagttaaaaacttaaaatgtaAAAAAGGATAAACTAATAATGGTTAATAGAAAGCAAGTTCAGCTCCAAAACATGTGACAGCAAGAACCAAGCCACCCCCAAAATGAAAGCTGAAAATTGCTGCTTCTTCAAGAAAAAACTCTATTTTCAATTTCAACAGTAAATCCAATTTCAACTTCTGTGCAAAACTGCAAACAGATGCATGCAAAAACCTTTAATGTCTGTTAGTTCTTGCTTTATAATGGACCACTAGAACAGAAtcctattttttttgaatgaaatcatCTTATTAAGACTTATTACCATGCCTAAATCAGCTACCCAAGTAGGGATTAAGCATTTCCATAAGAAGAATTTAGCTAGGAATCTAAGGCATCACCACTGCAAACCAAGCAGCAATAAACAAGCAGTGGGTGGTACTTAACGGAATGGTCATTAATGCCTCCCAAGTCCCTCAAATCAATCCTATATGATCACAGGACTCAATATTGTGGCAAAGTTAAGAAGTTATTGGAACCAAACATTTTGTGCGTGTGTCTAtctcttcaatttcaatttttcactCAACCTCAAGCACCAGAGATTACTGAGAAATGCTGCCCAAAATTTTAGCAGAATCCAAACCTTGTCCACGTATGGACCCTGTTTAGTTGATGTTCTGGAAACACCTCTTTTATTTCCAAATCTCTCCCCACCCACCCGAACAAAAAGGGTTTTTCCTTTACAGGACCTCAAATACTCCTAAACAGtccaaaaagtgaaaaccaaAATGGAACTCTACAATTTGTTATCTTCAGGCAGTAGAGAAGATGCAGGATTATGTTAGTATTGAACTGCGAAATATGCTAGTAGTAAAAATGAAAAGGTTGAGTTGAATGTGCAGCACACAATAAAggataagataaaaaaaaatgtaaatatctATTTAGGGTAAGGGTAATGTAGGTTGAGTAAAAGGTGAGAAAATTGTTTAAGGTGGTTTGGGCATGTAACACAAAAATGTGAGTGCATTGGTATGAAGAGTTGAAAATATTAAGACATGCTCAAATGAGAATACAGAGGCCAAAAAAAGACAtgggtgatgatgatgaagatgcaaGTAGCAAAAAAGAACCTAGAAAGGAGGTGGTTGAGAACATGAATGAGACCATTTTGACCACTTTAAGCATTAAAAAATGCAGAGATGACGTGCCACATGCACCTCAACAAAATTAGTGAAGATGCTGAAAAAAACAGTTCTTAATAAGAACTCAAGACAAGAACATTCTACCACATGAAAAGATTACTTACCCACGGTGACAGCAACAACATGGACGAGAGCATAGTGATTGCTactctttaatttatttatttttctcccttttttttttggcttttttctCCTTGGGACAGAAAAACATACCTTAACCAGCTTCAATAGCTATGCAAAAAGAAGATTCCGAGGGATAAATCATACGAACACAGATTCCGTGGGATAAAGCATATGAACACAGATTCCGTGGGATAAAGCATATGAACACATCAACAAATTAACCATGCTCCTCAAGTTACTGCTTTTGCTTGAAGTTCCCAGAGCTCAagctaaaaagaaaattaagaagGTTAGTTGGCAATCACTACAGTATAGTTATCCATGGAGCAAGTACCAAAACTGACCCCACTCAACTAGATATgtatcaaaaaccaaaagagatCCACATCAGACCAGAACACTTCTGTGTCGTCTGAATTGTACTAAATTCATCACTTCAGCCAGATATAAGACAATAAACACCTTCTCATACAAATCCAATTTGGAATTGGAAAGGTATCAGATGAATTACCCATGTCGAAGGCATGCAGCATGTACACATTTACCTTGAAACAGTGCTCCTGTTTCTTCCTCATTAAACCTTTCTATAGAAATAATAATCTTCACCATCCTGACCTGACCCACTGACCATTCTTCATCTATCTCGTACTGGATTCTGAGTAACTCTGATGTTCCTTGCAGCGTCCTTTCACGTCAAAtctattcttcttccttttaacATCTTTCCCTTTAGTACTCGGAAGGCGAATCGAAGCAGAATCAGTGCGGCCACAGAAATCATTGTTGGGATCACCAACAAAATCCTGTTTTCTGTTGCACAGGGGAAAGCTTTAAACAATATAACTACAAtatcaagggaaaaaaataatacttttcagaaggaagataaataagaaaaaaattacactAAGGCACTGGGCTTACATGATTTAATTTATcattcatatatatgtttttaaaaGCTTTTTAAGTGTGTTGAAGTTGAGAGTGAAGAAGTGGGAAAGGTTGTATTCCAACTTTTAAATATATTACCTCCCCTTGTCATCAGAAAACTTCTTTCGTCTTTGAAAATCCTGAAGATCCAGAAACTCGGAACGGCATGGATGGTGCTCCATACTATTCTTTACTGGAGCAATCTCGCCTCCCATCCTCATATATTCTCCTCTAGAAGATTCCCCAGTATCACAACAgcaatttcaataaaaaaagattTTTCATAATCAAGAATCTTAATCAGAACTAGCATTATAAGGcagaataaaatgaaaacaaaataaacttaCCCATATGGAGGTAAACTGCCAAATATGGATGCCATATATGCAGGATGAGCAAAGCCCAGAGGAGGTAGCACGAATGAATTGGAGGAGGCCATCATTTCAGGACTATATGCATACATAAAGGGCGGGATATGAGGAAACCAAGTTCCATTCCAGTACGGATACATGTAATTAGGCATAGCTCCTGGAATGATCGGAAGTTGACAATTACATTAACATCACAAATAGTttccaaaaatgaaaaaatgtaaACTACATACCACTATTACCTGTCTGACACATAACAGGGAAACTGGAAGCAGACGGGCAGTCTCTTATTAAATGGTGCAGAGAACCACACATGAAACACAAAAGCCCACCCTAATTTCAATACATCATCCCGAGATCATTAGaagccaaaaggaaaaaaaagtcagTGTATAAGACCAATATTTTCCATTTTTGCTTTCTACTTCCATTTTATTTACTCCCTTTTCCCTGAGGGGTGGTCTAGAGGTTTGACCTGAATAAAGAGCTGATAGTGTTTCAGAACTGGATATAAAGCAGTTCTCAAATTAATCACTATGGATATCATGAATAGAATGATACGGAGCTGTTATGCCCAAAAGGTGTATTAAATGCATCTAAGTGAGTTGAATGTggacataaatttaataaaggaagaaaaaagagcTAAATATGAAAAGTTGAGAGAACACATTTTGTTTCAACCATTAAACTAAGTACTAGGTCTTCGACTTTGAACCCAATAAGGTCAATAAGCACAAGACCTGATGTTCCTAATGCTTACAGCAAGGAAAGATATTTCTGGGTTCATAATATTGTTTTGCAAATTGAACAATAAGGAGGCATCCTGATCTTTGGTCCATTTTAGTTTTGTCCAATGATGATTAAGGAAAGCTTGCAAGAGAGATATTACCTTTCTTTGTCTTCTAGTTTGCATAAAGCTCTTGCCAATACCTGAAACAACCACATTTGTTAAAAGGGACCTGTACACACTAGCTTCGGACACCATCTTCATACATGTTAAATTGTCTAAGCAGATGCATGTGTTTTCGTGTCCAACTCTTTGTATGTCAATGTCTGATTTTGTGTGTAGTTATTCAATGTTTGTGTCCTGATCTTTGCATCTCAATGCGGGGTTTTGTATGTAGTTATGTGATGTTCCAACCAGGAAAACATGCTCAATTGAGTAATCTTTTGGAACTCAAAAGGTTGAATAACCAAGACCTCAAACAGCATAAACTGTTTCCTCATGTATGATTTCTCAAGGATAAGAATACCAAGCTAAAAGCTAATTCCTAGTCAGGAGTACAGCTTTACTAGTATAGCACAAGATAGTATGGTCATAAAAGTTAAAAGATTGACAAGAAATCAATAATAGGTAATACCTCTCTCATGCACAAGCTGGCTTCCCCCCTGAAAACCAGTGAAATCTGCCAAGCCCTCACGTCTACTCTTCAAATCCACAAGGGCAGCCACACATCTGTCTCCATCTATTTGCTTCCTTTTTTGTGACACAGAAGTTCGTCTCAAAGATTTCTCCACACCTGACAAACTGACAGGAGGAATAAAGCAGCGCATTGAAGCATTTTCTTCTAACTGCATGTCATGAGAAGGTTCTGTTGCAATTTGATTGGACCCCCACCCTGATGCAGTTGGAGAATGAGGTGATTCTGGCTCTCTCTGAAGGATTTTCACCCCACAAGGAACACCATTTGGACAAATTCCTGATTCTCTATCTGTTTTAAAAATATTAGGTTGATAGTTATTCCAAATACACAAAAGTAAAAGGGAATGGGAGGTAATTCTCCTACCTGGAGCATATTGACGAAAATCACATTCTGATCCAGTGATTAAATTTTCAGATTCATTGAAACGCTCAATTAATTTCCTAACAGTAATATTTGGTAACAGATCTTCAATTCCATTTATGGAAAAACACTTGGGACATCTGGCCTTCTCAACCAATTCTTGATGAATGCCTGCATCCAAGCTCCACCATCAGAACATGACGATGTCATATACAAACATTGTCCGTTATATTTCAATTACAAAAATGGTATATTGATTAAACTAGGAAAATGTAAGAAAGCATGAATACAACTAATTACCACCAACAAAACTTACATTCCTCACAAAAACTATAATGGCAGCAACAAACCATCACAGCATCTTTCAAAATTCTGTTGCAGAGAGAACATCTAAGGTCTGAAAGCATATTAGGGTTTTGCAATGGTGAAGGATCAGTAATCGCCGTTCTTTGAAATTCCATGAAGcatagaaagaaaaggaaaggagtCAGATCTCTTTATAGCTGACGACAATAAGAGGaatgaaaatcaaattaatAACTATGATACTTACTGGCCCAATCTCATCCGCTCTTTAACATCACGGTTTTTCTCTGATGTATTTCTTTCTAGTTCAGTAAGCACAGCAtctgacataaaaaaaaaaaaaaaaaaaaaaagtagaaaaataaattcaaagcaGTCGATGAAGATCTAGAAATTTTGGTGTCCAAAGGAAAAAGAAGTACCTCTCAGACTAGCACCAATAAGGTTGCTAGCCTCATGTCTCTGACATCCAACAATGGGTTGTCCAGAGCATCTGAATGTGCAAAACAAATTAACTCAACATAAGCTAATGTCATAGAGCAAGAATCCAAACCAAAATTTTTGATGATAGAAAAACTGGTAATCTCATCAGCATATGGTGTACAAATTAGACTTCCAACTACTTACCTTCTTAATTCATTATTTGCCTTCTCAAAGCTAAGAGATATTTTTTTACGAGTGTCAATATCAGAATGAAGTAAGATCGCCTCTGGAAGACCCAAGTCGTCTCCTAAGTCGTCAAAATCTATACCCTCTACATCCTGTAAAATATGACAtatcacaaaaaataatttaaaaaagaaaaagagccaAGAAAGTAATCTGCATGCTAAGGGGATGCAAAATAATGTacaaatgcatcaaaatatTACTGTCCGAAAGTACTTGGAAGTTCAAAGAAAATCAAGCAAAGTAACGTAAATGAGCTCATATATGTTACCAAAAAAGCAAACTACAGTCAGTCAAATGCAGAAGGTCAATATCCAATATGAACCTTTGCAGAACCATGGTCTAGTGTTACAAGTGGTTACACCAAGGCCTCAACCTACAATATGCAGGTTCGAATCCCCCCATACCCACTTGCctattagaaaagaaaaaaaaaagggcgaTGTATTCATCACATTCCACCCTTGAAGTCATAATAAACAATATCCTTAGCAATTCTGTCCTCACAAAATATTCCCCTCAAATCGCTAAAAAATTAAACCCcgaaaaataacataattattgGATTACACAAACcgtttttctattttctttatttctacAATGAAAATTGTAAATTAAATTGCAGTGAAAAGTATACTTAATACACACCATATGAAGAGAAGCCCCAACTAACTTTGCGTCTTTGATTCCACATTCCTCAAATGAGTCAATAGGCTTCCTGCACCATTTTAACATTATCTAACAGAACGACAAAATAAATCTTAAAacagtaatttgaaagcatgctccagaattaaaattttcatccgaaacaaacaaaaccaaacaCATAGCAAGAAACTCTTTCTATGATAGTATGCTAGCAAATTCAGCTAgggtttgttttctttcttttttttctacgGAGAAGTCTTACATAGCTGAAGGCACTGATCCTAGGGGGAGTCTCTTGATAATCACAGTAGAGCCACAAGGTATAAGAATATTGTCATCAGCGTAATCTGCAACAATaccaaatcataatcaatgcaAAAGCACAAACATGGACGTCATTATACAATAATGATATCAGAAACAAGGAGTATTGAGAAACATGGACGTCATTATAAAGAGACGTCGAACATTCAACTTTGAGCCTTTGTTTGGCTCCTCTCGTGGATGATTTTACTGCATTGAAATACTTATATCGagaacacaagaaaaaaataattcaacccTAATAAGAACCAAGTTCAGTCGCATTTAACTTGTTTTGCAACTGAAGATCAGCAGAATTCATGAGTTACTACCACCAAATCAAATCCATATCCAAGTTATATTTCTTTCCGAGTAAAATCAAATCCATATCCAAGTTTATGAATCAATAAAACAAACGATTCCAGTATTACTGTCACTCCGATTTCGATTAATAAACATTAATAAAACCAAGACCAAAAAATATTTCAGAGCCTCAGAGACCTTGGCCAGTTAAGGCATCAGAGAAAAGAAGATCGCAATCCTGACGAACATCGAGGTTCTTTTTATGGATAATTTTTAGTATGAGTTCGCGAAACGAAATTGAAGGGCGGTCTCCAATCTCAACCGATTCGTAGTTGAGCAAGCTTCTGAACTTGAACCTGATAGCCATCGCAGAATTCAATCGTTCGAGCCAAAAGAAAAACGAATTCAGATCATCAATCGCCTGAAACAAACACAGAGAAATATTTGTGCGCGCAAGTTTTCTTGCATGAATCGAGGGTTTGATATGAAGAAGTACAGAGAATAGGAAACCTAATGAATTTGTGTTTATCAAGCACAACGTATTAGGCGGTTAAATTTGGGAAGTGGATGGGTCACGTGATGGAATTTGGATTTTAGTTAATAGAGAGCACTTGGGCCTTGAGCCCACAGACATTATGAGCTAAATTGAGTAGGCCGCTATTTGGGCTCGGCCTTCAGATGATTGGAGTTCGTGATGACATCATTACAATATTCTTCTCTTAATATATGTGGTCAGTCCATCGTAACATGATTCTGGAACTTCCAAAACAGAAAGAAAGGTAGCTAGAATCTGCCGACTTCGAAGAAAGAAGGTTAGGTAGCTAGAGCAGcacaaattaatattaattaattaattcattattatCTAATTACATGCTTACGACGACTTGACGAAATTGGGTCATGGAGTGTCACGACCAAAAACTGTAATTTTCAACAATCACAATACATGTGTCGTTTTGTTAGCCAATTTCATTCATGAATGGCCAATTATGTGCGCAATTAAGTCCTACGAAGTAACTAAAACAGGTTAATTTGCCCCAAATAGTCTAATTGTTTGGTTAGTAATTATGGTGTGATTGATTTTGACATCTAGACTTTACACTTTGTGCCAACTAgctagccttcgtgccacgatcgAGTTCTTAGGTACACAAGTTTGATTTTCTTAGATTCacgaaccaaaaaaaaaaagttttgattCTCTTAAGACTAAAATCACACATCAGCCCATACAATCCAATCGAGTGGTTTATATGTAAATCTCAATTCCACTCACATCGTGGACGTATTTTCTGGGACTAAAAATCAATGACGATAGACTATGAAAAACAAATGTGTGCGGCCCTTGTAGCTTAAAGTGGACAATATTCTATTATTCTTGATGTGTTTGGACGGAGAATTTTAACATTATATCAAAGTGATGTCTTGGTCCAGTTGGACTGGCCTTTACCTGTCTTGTTGGGTATAACATAACACAACCCACAAGTGCATCGAAGTGTCAAGACTTAAATCTCGTATCGATCTAACATAACCCAATCGAGTTGTTTATAAGTAAAGTCCAACTCCTCTCACATTATAAACATGTTTTCTTGTCTTAAAAACCAATAACAACGgctcatgaaaaataaatttatgttAAATAGTTAAATTTACAAGCAACAAAAACAATGTTTGATTTTCTGAAGACTTTGACAGTAAcgtataaattaaattaaataagaaaTGTCAAATCCGAATTTattaatcaaagaaaaaaaaagtcaaatctGTATTTAACACTTACTGAACGTTGGTTTACCAAATTAATTCATCAACAATTACTGTTGAGTTTGATAACTATTTcggcttttttttccccttcgtGTTACTTTAATTTCTTaccagaagggaaaaaaaaaaaaagtggtcaAAACATTTTTTACTGTTAATCATGCGGTTAATTTTAGATTTTTACAGTAAACATTTTTTACTGTAACTTGAATCATATACAAGTTACAAGGAATTGGCCATCATTAATTCACAAGAAATCCTTAACTAATATGTGGACAACTAATAATTTGCAAGGAAAAAAGATTGTTATTTTCATAGATTGCCCTACAAATTCAACATGATGTGAGAATCATTGGCCTTTTGAGTTATACAAATCGCAATTCACACATCAAATATGATATACATCCCCTCTAAATGATTTGATATTATATTGACATTAGAGTCGTTATAAAATTGGCGTGTCCATGCATCTCCTTacaatcaatttatatatataa
Protein-coding regions in this window:
- the LOC119996308 gene encoding uncharacterized protein LOC119996308, producing the protein MGGFEPAYFCFFGNIYELIYDVEGIDFDDLGDDLGLPEAILLHSDIDTRKKISLSFEKANNELRRCSGQPIVGCQRHEASNLIGASLRDAVLTELERNTSEKNRDVKERMRLGQTAITDPSPLQNPNMLSDLRCSLCNRILKDAVMVCCCHYSFCEECIHQELVEKARCPKCFSINGIEDLLPNITVRKLIERFNESENLITGSECDFRQYAPDRESGICPNGVPCGVKILQREPESPHSPTASGWGSNQIATEPSHDMQLEENASMRCFIPPVSLSGVEKSLRRTSVSQKRKQIDGDRCVAALVDLKSRREGLADFTGFQGGSQLVHERGIGKSFMQTRRQRKVISLLQAFLNHHWTKLKWTKDQDASLLFNLQNNIMNPEISFLAVSIRNIRSCAY
- the LOC119995947 gene encoding uncharacterized protein LOC119995947 gives rise to the protein MCGSLHHLIRDCPSASSFPVMCQTGAMPNYMYPYWNGTWFPHIPPFMYAYSPEMMASSNSFVLPPLGFAHPAYMASIFGSLPPYGGEYMRMGGEIAPVKNSMEHHPCRSEFLDLQDFQRRKKFSDDKGRKQDFVGDPNNDFCGRTDSASIRLPSTKGKDVKRKKNRFDVKGRCKEHQSYSESSTR